Genomic segment of Canis aureus isolate CA01 chromosome 16, VMU_Caureus_v.1.0, whole genome shotgun sequence:
GAAaccaaattgtttttgttttgtaaagatttattcatgagagacacaaaacgagaggcagagacacaggcagagggaggagaagcaggctccatgcagggaaccggatgaggaacttgatccccaacccgggaatccaggatcacaccctgaggcaaaggtagacgctcacccactgagccacccaggcggcccggaaaccaaattgttttttgtttgtttgtttgtttgtttgttttatgatagtcacacagagagagagaggcagagggagaagcaggctccatgcactgggagcccgacatgggattcgataccgggtctccaggatcatgcgccctgggccaaaggcaggcgccaaaccgctgcgccacccagggatcccggaaaccAAATTGTTAATCAAAAGTTTAGTTATCAAAGATGCAATCAAAACAAACTATCAAGTACACCTAGCTTTTCCTTCCATTAGAGTTCCTCATCTGGTAGGCTCTCAACTctgccccacaatgggctctttCCCATTCTCGGGCAGCTGGGTCTCACATTGCCCTGTTTATTCTTCTTGGCCCCTATCACAATCTGCCAGatttgtttattatctgtctctcccactagaTTCCAGGAGGCCAGTGACCCTGACTGCCAAGGGACATAATCAGGCAGTCCATGGGGCCAATCCACACTTTTGTTTGCCTTGCATGGTGTTTTCCAAAATTTCAATTTACTggcaatattcaaaaatcaagagCTTTTACATAAAAATCCGAATGTCCAAGTTGTCTGGAAAAAAGATCTAGCACAATGGGCTGGAGGTGAGTGGCTGCCACCGCCTCTAGTTCTCACCCTGGCCCCCTCCACACCGCGTTGCATCACACTTGGCTGTCTGCACTCCTTTATCTTACCTGCCTGGTCCCTGGAGGCCTTTGGAGTCTAAATCCACTCAATTCACCCCCACAACTGAGAACATTTCAATTTACATACTGAAAGAGCAAGTAAGGTTGACTGTGGGAAGGCTCTACCCCACACGATTTGGAGGACACATAGACACTGTTCAGGTGCCTGAATTCTTCTTGGACCCCAGAACCAGCCTGGCTGTCCCTTGAATCCATGCTAAGGAGCTGGGCATTTCTCAgattatataaatgatatatttaaagtagatGAATCTATTTTTAGATTAGATttatctaggggtgcctgggcggctcagccgtcgagcggctgccttcggctcagggcgtggtcctggggtcccgagatccagtcccgcattgggctccctgcgaggagcctccttctccccctgcctaggtctctgcctctctgcctctctcgtgaataaataaagtctttaaaaaaaaaaaagattagattcATCTAATAGTAAATTAAATAATGATGTTAAGGTTTAGATCATATTATTGTGTCGATTAAATAAAAGCGCTGCCCTAAATCCATAAAGAGGAGCAGGTAACCGGGTATGAGATAGTGGGAATTTGTCACGTTTAGGAGGTTCAGCATCTAAATCCCATTGAAGAAGTGCCGATCTATTCCACGAAAACGCTCTCTTCCAAGCAGGTGGGGCTGCCACAGGGTTACGGAGGTGAAACGCGCCGGAGAACACACGACGCGAGGAGCTCCCTGAAGCTCCGCCGGCTCCCTGCGCGACCCTAACACCCTCCTCCCGCACTGCGCAGGCGCCTAGGCCGACcagcccttccctcccccttccacctCTCCCAGAATCGAGAGGACGTCCTCCCGCAGCCCAGAGCTCCTGCGCAAGCGCCGTCCCGCGTCCCCGCCCCCGGACCAATCGGAAACGGCGGCGCCGGGGCGCGTGGGCCACGACGTCGGGGGTGGGGCCGGGACGTGAGGGCAGCGCGCTGGCGTCACAGGGGCGGCTATATAAGTGAATACTGGCGCCGCCCCTCCGCCCCAGTCACTGAGCCGCCGCCGAGGACTCAGCAGCCTCCCCCTCGAGCCCCCTCGCTTCCCGACGCTCCGTCCCCCCCGCCCGCCTTCTCCCGCCGCCGCCTTCCGCAGGCCGTTTCCACCGAGGAAAAGGAATCGTATCGTATGTCCGCTATCCAGAACCTCCACTCTTTCGGTGAGCTGCGGAAGGGTCCCGCGGGGAGAAAGGCCTGGGTGGGGCGGCGAAGTGCCCTGGACCCGGAGACGGGGCCCGGGAACCTGCCAGGTGTCCCCGGCTTCCGTGAACTTAGGTGGAGGGGGCAGGTACCCGGACTCGCACGAAGCGGGGCGGGCCCCGGGATCGGCCCTTAAAGCGCGACCGGAAGGAGCGGGCCAGGGAGGCAGCCCTTGGGCGGGCCTGGCGTCTCGGGTGGCGCATTTACTAATGGCTCCCGGGCCGCCTTGGGCCACACCCGCCCCCTCCCGCCAGCCGTGCGTCACGTCCGTTACGTCACCGCCGTTGTCGCGGAGCCGGGAGTGAGAGGCGGCGCCAGCCCTAAGTGACAAACGCTCTTGCCAATGGGGTGGGAAGCTTGGCCCCGCCTTGGAGCTCGGGTTCCGGCCTGTTGCATCAGCCGGGTGGGGCGCTGCCTGCCAGCCCAGGCTCCCCCAGCACGTGATCGCTTTCCGAGGGCGGACCTGGGGCAGGAGGCCCAGGCTTTCCCGGGCGCTGGGGAAGCTTGCCGTCCCGGACTGACCCGTTCGTGGACAGCCAGCAAGGACAGATCTGACGTTGAGCTAAGCCCTGACGGTTTCAGTATTTGTTTCCGCGCACGCTGGAAGATCCATGGAGGAGTTGGGGCGGGCAGTGGCGCCGGAGCCCCAGTACCCGTAACCGAGCTTGATCTTTCTTCCCAGACCCCTTTGCTGATGCAAGTAAGGGTGATGATCTGCTTCCTGCTGGCACTGAGGATTATATCCATATAAGAATTCAACAGAGAAACGGCAGGAAGACCCTTACTACTGTCCAAGGGATCGCTGATGATTACGATAAAAAGAAACTAGTGAAGGCGTTTAAGAAGGTAGGCCTTAAATGAGATTGTAGGAGAAAATTACATTTAACCTGCTGGAATCGGGGGTGCTAACTTCTAATGCTTCTCATTTGGGATTATTAGTGCACTGGGGCTGTTGCTTGGCCTAATTTGTTTGCTTTGTTGGTGCTTGCAGAAATTTGCCTGCAATGGTACTGTAATTGAGCATCCAGAATATGGAGAAGTAATTCAGCTACAGGGTGACCAGCGCAAGAACATATGCCAGTTCCTGGTAGAGGTGAGTTGAGTCACTTTTAATAATCTATGTGTGTGTCTGGCCTGGCTACTGTCAGATCCTGCCTAGTCCTTTCAAGCTTTTCTGGAGACATGGAGGCTTGTTTTGTAAGGCTAAGCAAAACAAACTGTCTGCCTTAAAAAACTTTACATTGATCTTTTTTCCtgagacttttaatttttttttttaagtgatctctacttAATTGCAAggtgtggggttcaaactcaacaaccccaagatgaagatttgcatgctctaccaactgagccagccagtgcccTGTGCATGCATCTGCTTTAAAGATGCGATTTAAAATTGCACATAGATACTAAATAAAACAGGACATGTGGCTGGCTGTCCCAAGTGCTAAAATCCTATTCTGTCATTGATCCCTAAGTGCATAGCCTGAGTTAAGAACCACTGTGCTCATAGTGATTGAAATGTGTCTTGGCTGTTGGACTTGCCTTGCTCGGTGTAGAAGCAAGCCAACGAAGTTGCTGCCATGAGACATGGGGACTTGAGCTCTCTTTACATCCCTAttataactttgttctttttctctttgcagaTTGGACTGGCTAAGGACGACCAGCTGAAGGTTCATGGGTTTTAAGTGCTTTTGGCTCACTGAAGCTTAAGTGAGGATTTCCTTGCAATGAGTAGAATTTCCCTTCTGTCCCTTGTCACAAGTTTAAAAACCTCACAGCTTGTATAATGTAACCATTTGGGGTCTGCTTTTAACTTGGACTAGTGTAACTCCTTCATGCAATAAACTGAAAAGAGCCATGCTGTCTAGTCTTGAAGTCCCTCATTTAAACAGAGGTCAAGCAATAGGCGCCTGGCAGTGTCCCGCCTGAAACCAAGCAGTCACGTGATGTTTCGGTCCAGCCCAGAGCCCCAAGATCACAGACGGCTATGTCTGGCCAGAAGCTCCTCGGTTCTCCCTCTTCAGAGTTCCCCACCCTAAGAGAATGTCACCTGAACAGCCCACGGTGAAGCTGAGAGGCCAGGATGGGGTAAGACAGCACCAGCAGCTGTGCTGCTACAGGGAGTCATTGGTAGTCAAAGAAAGATCCCTGGTGTCTCCAACGGACCCGGTGGGCAGAGCTTAGAGTGGCCACCTTCCCTATAGTGAGGTGTGATAGGACATCTGACTTGCCACCAAGGTCTTTTTGACCAGACATATCCTAGCTAATTGATGTCCAAACACCAGAATGTGAGGCCAATCTTCTGAGTTAAACTTTTGACAAGGGAACAAACTTAAAACTGATGTATCCGTCATGTAGCTAGCTGTAGAGCTTGCAACTTAATAGCAACAGCTGCCCAATGCCATGTGAAGTAACAGActggtttttggtttatttcttccttcagttttAATGTTATGTAATGTATTTAAAcccttatttaaataaaacttgttttcagAAACACCTGACTTGCAGattgtattttatgtataatcAGTCTCGCATGTATGAAGGAACCACAGAAATGGGCAGTGGATAGTATATTTGTGAGCTGATAAGAGCAGTTTGGTTGGAAACCCTCAAGTCCCCTCAGTGACAGGCTCTTGCCTTAAGGCTCTAATAAAGGGACAGatgtgatgtgggacttgatctaatCCTCAGATCCCCAGGAAGCATACAAAAGGGCCTTTTCCAGGAAATAGGTATGGAGATCTAGTATAACGAACTTTAGTGACTAAAGTGTTAATAGTCTAACGAACTTTAGTGACATTTAAAGCTTAAATGTCGAGGCCATCCCTTGACAAAAGACAGTATGTGGAAGTCTGTTCCTGGCGCCATTAATCAAAATTTCCCTAGCATGTAGATCATGCtctatctctgaaataaaatctccaaaaaaaaattgtgttagcAAGATGAATACTGGTCAGCTAAAACTGCACGGGAATCCCCCAACACTGCTTTAAAGCCTACTCCAAGTTTACCTAGGAACAGGACAAGAAACTTGGTATATTTGGGAACATGCTACCAACTAGTCAGGGAATTGACCCACTTCCTTGTTTACCAGCCTGGGTGCTTCCCCCCCGTGTGGCATAAGTGTCAAAACACAGTTTATTGTTCACACGAGACTTTGAAATCAAGAACTCCCTGACTAGTCTAGTTTTTCAGGATGTACCCATTCTATCAGAATTAGCAGATAGTGTGGAGTTTGGCCATTTCTTCACTTGGACTATCTTAAATCCTCCTAATTCATATTCATAAAATGCACTGTTCTTGGGAAGttcattaaaaattcagattctgaaaaaaataaattcagatgcTGGGCCCCACCCAAGAGATAGCTCCACTGGGTGGTAGCTGAACAATCCCACGTGCTTCTCAAGGGCCTACAAAAATGTCTAGATAATGTAAGAAACTGATCATCTCTGAAGTTTGACCACAAAACTCAAAATGAGTGTTTAACACTGCAAGAGGTAACACTGGATATCACTGCAGTATAATTCTATATGTGAGTGTAATAAAAATTTctagagaaaatttttttaaagatttgttcatttaaaaaaaaaaaaaaaaaaaaaaaaaaagggatccccgggtggcgcagcggtttggcgcctgcctttggcccagggcgcgatcctggagacccgggatcgaatcccacatcgggctcccggtacatggagcctgcttctccctctgcctatgtctccgcctctctctctctctctctctctctctgtgactatctcataaataaataaaaattaaaaaaaaaaaaaaaaaaaaaaaaaaaaaaaaagatttgttcatgagagacaggcaggcaaagacatagaggaagaagcaggctccctgcgagaagcccaatgtgggacttgatccccagaccccaagatcatgccctgagctgaaggcagacgctcaaccactgagccacccaggtgttctaagaataattttttttaagattttatttattcatgagagagagaggcagagggagaagcaggctccatgcagggagcctgatgtgggactcaatcctgggtctccaggatcaggacctgggctgaaggtagccttaatctgctgagccacccaggctccccctagAATAATAATTctttagtaggctccatgcccagcatggagcccaatgggagacttgaactcaaaaccctgagctCAAgtcctgacctgagatcaagagtcagatgcttgggatccctggatggcgcagtggtttggcgcctgcctttggcccagggcgcgatcctggagatccgggatcgaatcccacgtcaggctcccggtgcatggagcctgcttctccctctgcctgtgtttttgcctctctctctcactgtgtacctatcataaataaatgaaaattaaaaaaacaaaaagagatgcttaatgaactgagccacctgggcgccccaagaCCAGTATTGTTTTTAACAAAACTCagatatgtaaaatgtatatatcttTCCAAAATACTACAGAAAATGTCTGTTTGGCCTGTGGGTGCATTTTATTCACTTGATAAGAAGTACAACAAAGCCTCTGAGGTAGAATGCCTGGCCCATGAGGCTCCAGGAAATGGTCTGGCCTCTAGAACCAGAGACGATCCAGAggttctgatgtggggctcaagaACCTGCCTTTCCAATTGGCATCAACCAATTCTTATGGGGGGGCCACAAACCACACTAGGGAAACACTGCTGTGGCTTATGGGGAGCTGTTGAGGAAACAGCAGGAGGAGAGCATTACCAGAGCTGAGCTACAGGGAAAGCAATCAGAAGTATTTAAGATggtttgagggatgcctgggtggctccgtggttgagcatgtgcgtttggctcaggttgtgattctggggtcctgggattaagtcctgtatctggctccctgcaggaagcctgcttctttttctgcctgtgtctctgcctgtttctctgtgtctcttattaataaataaaatctttaaaaatgatatgatGGTTTGAAAAGAGGGGGCCCAAGGATCAGAACTTGGTTACCAGCATCTGAGAAATCAACCTCTGGGATTTTGTGCATAAAGTGCACGTGGGCATTTTCATGCAAGACTGTCCACAGCTTTTATCAGATTCTTAAAAGAGCCCACTACCCAAACCTGCTAAGAATCACGGGTCTGTGGTTTCCTCCCCAGGCTTACAAAGACCCAGGATTAACAAAGTTTTTCCAGGCACAGCATTGCAAGCAGCAATGTGCTTATTCCAATAGCCACTTGGCAAATTAATaactatttaaagatatttctaaaCAGCTCCAAAACCGAATGTGTGTTGGGCAGAAGGCACACACGCAGCAAGCGGACTCCGTAGCCTCAGATGCCCGTCTATGACTCACTCACTCCCCAGCCACTTCCGACAGCCACCACCCAGCCTCAGCAGCCTGGGCCGTTGCACAGTTTAAATGGTCTTTAATCTTAGTCCTTTATGGTCAATTTATACCCAGAATGGACAATTGGCCAAAAACAGGAAGCCCAGGGAACACAGAGGTTGAAAATGTTAACATGGAGCATAAACACGACCGTCATTCCGTGTGTGTCAAGTCATTGATTCTCCATTTCTGTGGAACCGTAGAAAACAAGCCCAAGGACAAAGTCAATACAGAGAGATGTGACCTACCACCTAGGTTCCCTGGTCCACCCTGGAAACAGAACTACAGACTCACGCTGCTCAGCATCCCCTGGGAGCTCATCAGATGGACAGAATTTCAAGCCCTACCTCAGACCTCCTGAACCCATCCATCCTCATTTTAACAATCTGCATTTAACAAAGCTTAAGAAGCACCAGTTTGAACCTTAAGATTAGCAGACTTCCTACTGTGGTCTGCaagctggttaaaaaaaaaaaagtaacattatgacttttgttttttaacacattatttctaagtaatctctacacccaacatgggacttgaactcacaaccccgagatcaagagtcacatactccacccactgagccagccaggcatcccatggctttttaatttttataagtacATTATCtattatggtcttttttttttaagattttatttatttattcatgagagacacagaaagagagagagacagagggaaaaagaagcaggcttcacgaaGGGAGCCCGAtcccggactcgatcccgggaccccaggattacgcctcgggccaaaggcaggcaccaagctgctgagccacccaggcatccctccattaTCATTTTAGATGtgcatttaaaatacacaataaCAGTCAAAGTGTGGAAAGCAACAGTTTTGAGCTGAATATGGCCTGATTTCATTACACTAAGAGGTGCAGAAACCTGGCTGTCATGGGGATCAACTGGGGAACCCTTCAGTAGTACCAAGCTTAgcccccagggcctcaggatAGAACCACTGGGGGTGGCCCATGAGAGATAATGATCATTCACCCCCATCGAAGCCCACCAGACATTCAGGGCCCATCCATCTGATTAAGAGGTCTCCAGGATGTTAAAAACAACCCTGAAGGAGAAAATACAGTGATGGCTAGATCTAATTTGACTTCTCTTTCACTGGAACTGAAGACAGCCTCCATCTCTCAAGTGCCATTTGCAGTTTGCTTGGCTGTGAGTGGCCTGAAACTCTTCTATCGCCCGATAGGAAGAATAATACAAAAGCTGTAACAAATATAAGGATCCCACTGaacattagattttttaaagtacataatgaaatctgcattttattttttttatattttgtgggcgggtacagtatactttattgatggtacataaCAAGGTAGGggtccccaagcccctccccttcctcggggtctgggatgtaaattggaggtcagtAGATTCTCAGTAtgttgggggattaagttggggcagggactccccagcagctaagggcctctctct
This window contains:
- the EIF1 gene encoding eukaryotic translation initiation factor 1, producing MSAIQNLHSFDPFADASKGDDLLPAGTEDYIHIRIQQRNGRKTLTTVQGIADDYDKKKLVKAFKKKFACNGTVIEHPEYGEVIQLQGDQRKNICQFLVEIGLAKDDQLKVHGF